CGCTCGCCGCGGCGCTCGGTTTCCTCGCGGTACTCCTCCTCTCGCTCCCGGCCGCCTTTCCGGTCTTCGTCTGTGGAGTCGTTCTCTACGGTTTCGGCACTGCGCTCTACTCGCCGACCCGCCTCACGGTACTCTCGGACGTCTACGACGAAAACGACGGCGCGGCGATCGGCCTCACGCTCGGCGCCGGAAACGCCGGCAACGCGCTCTTGCCCGCGTTCGCCGGACTGCTCGCGACCTACGCGAGCTGGCGTCTCGGCTTCGGCTTCGCGATCCCGCTCTTTCTCGCGCTCGCCGTCGCGCTCTGGATGACGATCCCGGAGAGCACCTCCCCGACGCCCGACGTCGAGACGCTCTCGCGGGCGATGGTCTCGCGGATCGGTGCTACCTTCCTCCGTCGTGAGGTGCTGCTCGCGACGGCGCTCATGTTCGTCTCGAGCGTGCTCTGGCAGGCGGTGACGGGGCTCTACCCCACCTACCTCGTCGTTGAGAAGGGGCTCTCCGGGAGCGAGGCAGCGCTGCTGTTCGGGCTGCTGTTCGGTTTCGGGATGTTCTTCCAGCCGATCGCGGGCGCGGCCGGCGACCGGTTCGGCGCACGCCGGACCCTTACCGTGATATTCGTCGTCGCAATCGGCGCGCTCGCCACACTCCCG
This region of Halalkalicoccus sp. CGA53 genomic DNA includes:
- a CDS encoding MFS transporter, whose translation is MTQRGVGDGVRETVASLRGDGRGRILVVIASGWFLVLGVRLVLPALLPSVSEAFSLDLASAGLLVTVLYAVYALGQFPGGLLGDRIGERNVLTLAAALGFLAVLLLSLPAAFPVFVCGVVLYGFGTALYSPTRLTVLSDVYDENDGAAIGLTLGAGNAGNALLPAFAGLLATYASWRLGFGFAIPLFLALAVALWMTIPESTSPTPDVETLSRAMVSRIGATFLRREVLLATALMFVSSVLWQAVTGLYPTYLVVEKGLSGSEAALLFGLLFGFGMFFQPIAGAAGDRFGARRTLTVIFVVAIGALATLPFAEGTLALVAVTLALTSLLNFAAITFPYVNAALPSDVQGGGLGLVRTAYMTLASVGPAAVGALGGAGYFDEAFLALAGVGLLGLALTATLPPAPRHG